AACCATTACCGAGACAGACATGCCCGTACCGGATGAAGGCGAGGTGCTGCTCCGCCTGCTGTATGTGTCTGTAGATCCTTATATGCGCTGCCGGATGAACGAGGAGGCCTCGCCCATGACCCCCTTTGAGCTTAACCAGCCGCTGGAAGGCGGCGCCATTGCGGAAGTGCTGGAATCTCGCTCTCCTAAACTGAACGCGGGAGATATCGTTACTGGCAACCTATTATGGAGGGAATATTCGGCAGCAGATCCCGGCTCTTTGAGAAGAATTGATGCCTCGCTTGCACCGGCCACAACCGCACTTCACGTATTAGGCTTGACCGGACTGACGGCGTATTTTGGACTGATGGATATCGGAAAGCCGCAAGAAGGGGAAACCGTCGTGATCTCCGGCGCAGGCGGAGCCGTCGGTTCAACAGCCGTTCAAATTGCAACGATTGCCGGTGCAAGAGTCGTCGGCATCGCCGGACGTGAGGATAAGGTGGAACTGATTCAAAAGCTCGGCGCCGCTGAAGCGATCAATTATCATGAGGCAGATTTCTCTCAAGCGCTCCAAGCAGCCTGTCCGGAAGGTGTGGATGTCTATTTTGACAATGTCGGCGGAGAGATCTCGGATGCGGTATATCCGCTTCTGAATAAATTCGCGAGAGTCGTCCAATGCGGAGCGATCTCTTCATACAACAAGCCCCATGATCAAGGTCCGCGCCATCAGAAGCATCTCCTGGCATCCAGCGCTATTATGAAAGGCTTTGCCGTTCACGATTATCGCGACCGTTTTCCGGAAGGGCTGCAGTTCTTAACTAAATGGTTAAATGAAGACAAGCTGACTTATGAAGAAACCATTATCGAAGGATTTGAACAGATCCCGGATGCCCTATTCGGCTTGTTCAGAGGCACAAACATCGGCAAGCAGCTTGTGCGAGTTGCCAAACCGGGGCAAGAAAAGGAATAGCCCCTATACTTGAACACGTTTAAACGGCTCCGCCTAAAAAGCGGAGCCGCATTTTTTAACCGAGAGCCACATCAAGAATCATCATAACGGTAAAGCCGCCCATAACGCCTAAAGTGGCAAGGTCCGTACTTCCTGAGGATTGCGATTGCGGAATCAACTGTTCAACCACGACAAAGATCATCGCCCCGGCAGCAAACGCCAACGCATAAGGGAGCACAGGCTGAACGGTCAATACAGCCGCCGCCCCCACTAGCGCTGCAATAGGTTCGACAATCGCCGACAGCTGTCCGTAGTGGAAGGCTTTTACCCGAGACATCCCCTCTCCCCGCAGTGGAACAGCCAGCGCCGCTCCCTCCGGCATATTTTGAATGCCAATGCCAATCGCCAGCCCAATGGCTCCTGCAACGGAAGCATCGGAAAGACCGATGGACGCCGCCCCAAAAGCCACACCAATCGCCAGCCCCTCAGGAATATTATGCAAAGTGATCGCTAAAAATAATAGCATCGATTTATTTAATCCCGTTTTTGGCCCCTCTGCTTGGTCCTCAGAAACGCCCATGTCCAGATGAGGAACGACAAAATCCAGCAGCCGTATAAATAGCCCGCCTGCTAAAAAACCAATCGCTGGAGCCAGCCAAGGAAGTTGGCCGTTTTGCTCACTGAAGTCAATAGCCGGAGCTAATAGCGACCAGAAGGAAGCGGCAATCATAACACCAGCCGCAAACCCCAGCATCGTATTCATCGTGTTCTGGTGAATGCGGCGAAAGAAGAAGACAACGGACGCCCCAAGAGCCGTCAGTCCCCATGTCATCAACCCGCCTAAAAAAGCTTGATATGCCGGGTTTAACTCATTGAACCAATCCATAAACATAGCAACCGTTCCTTTCTTCAAAGCGAATTTGCCTTCACTGCTTACTACCCATAGTTTGCATCAACACAACTTTTATTGTCAATGCCAATGATCGGCTTGGAAATCAAAGCCTATTTATTCTATTAATAATCAGCTCATTCAGTACCTATACCCAGTCTATTTTTGTTACACTGCCTATATCGCAAAATATTTGGAGGCCCATATGAATCCCTTAACAAACGACTGCTTTATACGCGAGCTTATATTTTTAAAAGAGGAATTCCCAGATTGCCAAAGCTATCCCTTTCGGCTGCCGTTTCTGCAAACAGACAGCCTTCTGTTTCATCCGAAGGTGACCTATATCATTGGTGAAAACGGGATGGGGAAATCCACCTTACTAGAAGCCATCGCAATCGCTTCAGGATTTAACCCTGAAGGAGGCACCAGCAACTTCAACTTCTCCACTTATGATTCTCATTCACCTTTAGAAAAATATGTTCGACTGGTGAAAGGGATCAAGAAACCGCAGGATGGCTTTTTTTTACGCGCAGAGTCCTTTTACAATGTGGCGACCCAAATTGAAGAAATGGACAGGGAAGGCGCAGCCGGCAAAGTCATCGATTCTTTTGGGGGAACGTCCCTTCACCAACAGTCCCATGGAGAAGCGTTTTTTGCGGCTTTCAATTATCGCTTTCGCGGCAGCGGCTTATATATTCTCGATGAGCCGGAAGCAGCCTTATCACCGCTTCGCCAGCTATCATTGCTGGCAAGAATCCATGATCTAGCAGAAGCCCGCTCACAGTTCATCATCGCCACCCATTCCCCTTTGCTGATGGCTTACCCTAAAGCTCAAATACTAGAGATCACAGGAAAAGGGATTCAAGAGAGACAGCTGGAGGAAACCGGGCACTACAAGATTATGAAGCAATTTTTCGATGATAAAGACAGGCTGCTGCATCATTTATTGAATGCGGATGATTAAAGAAAAAGGGGGACGGTCCAAAGCCGAAAAAGCTTTTACAGTGGAAGCCCGCACACAAGGGCTGATTTCTTTCCGTTCCAGCTGTCGAAAAGAAGAACAGAGCCTTTGTTGCCGACATCATGCCTGCTTTATTCTTAAAGCAGAAATCTTACATGCGGGATAAAAGTAAAGGGACTGTTCAGAAAATCAGTGTAAACTGACATTCAGAACAGCCCCTTCCTTTAAAACGAAAGACTCTTCGTGAATCAAAAGAGCATGGGTTGTATTGTAACTCCGCAGGCAAGATTCGAACTTGCGACCGATCGGTTAACAGCCGATTGCTCTACCACTGAGCTACTGCGGATCAAAGTGGGCCTGAATGGACTTGAACCATCGACCTCACGCTTATCAGGCGTGCGCTCTAACCAGCTGAGCTACAGGCCCATTATGATTAAAATGGAGCGGGTGATGGGAATCGAACCCACGACATCAGCTTGGAAGGCTGAGGTTTTACCATTAAACTACACCCGCAGGCACAGACGGATCAGCGTCTGCTTAAAGGATAACTGGGCTAGCTGGATTCGAACCAGCGCATGACGGAGTCAAAGTCCGTTGCCTTACCGCTTGGCTATAGCCCAATAATATGGGGCGATCGAGGGGAATCGAACCCCCGAGTGTCGGAGCCACAATCCGATGCGTTAACCACTTCGCCACGACCGCCATCATGACATAATCGTTATTTTTTTGGCAGGGGCAGTAGGAATCGAACCCACACTGGAGGTTTTGGAGACCTCTGTTCTACCGTTAAACTATGCCCCTATCAAAACTGGTGGAGGGGGGCAGATTCGAACTGCCGAACCCGAAGGAGCGGATTTACAGTCCGCCGCGTTTGGCCGCTTCGCTACCCCTCCATCTTACAGTAAAGAAAGGAAGCCAGTTTCCCCTAAATATGGTGGCTCAGGACGGAATCGAACCGCCGACACATGGATTTTCAGTCCATTGCTCTACCGACTGAGCTACTGAGCCTCATCAAGATGCACTTCAAAAATAAAATGGCGGTCCGGACGGGACTCGAACCCGCGACCTCCTGCGTGACAGGCAGGCATTCTAACCAACTGAACTACCGGACCAGCGATTGCGGGAGCAGGATTTGAACCTGCGACCTTCGGGTTATGAGCCCGACGAGCTACCAGACTGCTCCACCCCGCGGCGATATAAGAATGAAATGGAGGAGGAAGGGGGATTCGAACCCCCGCGCGGTTTGACCCGCCTGTCGGTTTTCAAGACCGATCCCTTCAGCCAGACTTGGGTATTCCTCCAAATGTAGAAATAATGCTTCAAGCATGTATGGTTTATGGCGGTGGAGGGGATCGAACCCCCGACCTCACGGGTATGAACCGTACGCTCTAGCCAGCTGAGCTACACCGCCACACTTATAGAATGTAAAGTGGAGCCTAGCGGGATCGAACCGCTGACCTCCTGCGTGCAAAGCAGGCGCTCTCCCAGCTGAGCTAAGGCCCCATGTCGCCATATTGATCGGGAAGACAGGATTCGAACCTACGACCCCTTGGTCCCAAACCAAGTGCTCTACCAAGCTGAGCTACTTCCCGGAAGCATATTGCATCCTAATGGCGCGCCCGAGAGGAGTCGAACCCCTAACCTTTTGATCCGTAGTCAAACGCTCTATCCAATTGAGCTACGGGCGCATGCAGCATTCTCTTGGTGCCGAGGACCGGAATCGAACCGGTACGGTAGGCACCTACCGCAGGATTTTAAGTCCTGTGCGTCTGCCAGTTCCGCCACCCCGGCATAAGGCTGGAGCGGAAGACGGCACCCGAACCCGCGACCCCCACCTTGGCAAGGTGGTGCTCTACCACTGAACTACTTCCGCTTAATGAAAATGCGGGTGAAGGGAGTCGAACCCCCACGCCTTGCGGCGCCAGATCCTAAGTCTGGTGCGTCGGCCAGTTCCGCCACACCCGCAACATGTGAGCCATGAAGGACTCGAACCTTCGACCCTCCGATTAAAAGTCAGATGCTCTACCAACTGAGCTAATCGCTCGTACTAAAAAGAACATGGTGAAGATGGTGCCGGCAAGAGGACTTGAACCCCCAACCTACTGATTACAAGTCAGTTGCTCTACCAGTTGAGCTACACCGGCATTTATATGGTGGAGGATGACGGGATCGAACCGCCGACCCTCTGCTTGTAAGGCAGATGCTCTCCCAGCTGAGCTAATCCTCCAATATGTATGATGAAAATATTCACCAAAATAAAAACCCCTTATTGAGGGGTATTGCCTGGCAGCGTCCTACTCTCGCAGGAGGAAACCCCCAACTACCATCGGCGCTGAAGAGCTTAACTTCCGTGTTCGGGATGGGAACGGGTGTGACCTCTTCGCTATCGCCACCAGACTGTATAAAGTTTGAAAGAATTGTTCTCTCAAAACTAGATAATACGTTTCAGTAACCGGCAATGCCGTGCCATTGTTTGTTTGTGCTGTCCAGCAGAAGGGACTGAAGAAGACCCTTCTGCTTTTCGTTTTTTCGTTGTGTCCAGCTGCAGGGCCTAGCCCCTCGGGTCACAAGTCAGCCCGCCCAGAAAGGTAAAGAACACCTTTCTATGCGTTCTGTCTTGTGCCGGTCGGGGCTGAACGAGGCCCTTCCGCTTTTCGTTGTCCAGCTGCAGCGGCCAGTCTCTCGGTCATAAGCCGTCACGCCTGTGTGGCCAAGAACGCCACTTTGGCGGTCCGTCTTATGCCTGCCGAGTCTGATCGGCCGCTTTCGCTTTTCTTTGGTTAAGTCCTCGATCGATTAGTATTCGTCAGCTCCACGTGTCGCCACGCTTCCACCTCGAACCTATCTACCTGATCATCTTTCAGGGATCTTACTAGCTTGCGCTATGGGAAATCTCATCTTGAGGGGGGCTTCATGCTTAGATGCTTTCAGCACTTATCCCGTCCGCACATAGCTACCCAGCGATGCCTTTGGCAAGACAACTGGTACACCAGCGGTGCGTCCATCCCGGTCCTCTCGTACTAAGGACAGCTCCTCTCAAATTTCCTGCGCCCGCGACGGATAGGGACCGAACTGTCTCACGACGTTCTGAACCCAGCTCGCGTACCGCTTTAATGGGCGAACAGCCCAACCCTTGGGACCGACTACAGCCCCAGGATGCGATGAGCCGACATCGAGGTGCCAAACCTCCCCGTCGATGTGGACTCTTGGGGGAGATAAGCCTGTTATCCCCGGGGTAGCTTTTATCCGTTGAGCGATGGCCCTTCCATGCGGAACCACCGGATCACTAAGCCCGACTTTCGTCCCTGCTCGACTTGTAGGTCTCGCAGTCAAGCTCCCTTGTGCCTTTACACTCTGCGAATGATTTCCAACCATTCTGAGGGAACCTTTGGGCGCCTCCGTTACCTTTTAGGAGGCGACCGCCCCAGTCAAACTGCCCGCCTGACACTGTCTCCCACCCCGATCAGGGGTGCGGGTTAGAAGTTCAACACAGCCAGGGTAGTATCCCACCAGCGCCTCCACCGAAGCTGGCGCTCCGGTTTCAAAGGCTCCTACCTATCCTGTACAAGCTGTGCCGAAATTCAATATCAGGCTGCAGTAAAGCTCCACGGGGTCTTTCCGTCCTGTCGCGGGTAACCTGCATCTTCACAGGTACTATAATTTCACCGAGTCTCTCGTTGAGACAGTGCCCAGATCGTTACGCCTTTCGTGCGGGTCGGAACTTACCCGACAAGGAATTTCGCTACCTTAGGACCGTTATAGTTACGGCCGCCGTTTACTGGGGCTTCAGTTCACACCTTCGCTAATGCTAAGCGCTCCCCTTAACCTTCCAGCACCGGGCAGGCGTCAGCCCCTATACTTCGCCTTACGGCTTCGCAGAGACCTGTGTTTTTGCTAAACAGTCGCCTGGGCCTATTCACTGCGGCTCCTCGAGGCTATTCACCTCAAAGAGCACCCCTTCTCCCGAAGTTACGGGGTCATTTTGCCGAGTTCCTTAACGAGAGTTCACTCGCTCACCTTAGGATTCTCTCCTCGCCTACCTGTGTCGGTTTGCGGTACGGGCACCTGTTACCTCGCTAGAGGCTTTTCTTGGCAGTGTGGAATCAGGAACTTCGGTACTTTATTTCCCTCGCCGTCACAGCTCCGCCTGTATGGTGACGGGATTTGCCTCGTCACCGGCCTAACTGCTTGGACGCGCATATCCAGCCGCGCGCTTGCCCTATCCTCCTGCGTCCCCCCATTGCTCAAATGGTAAAGAGGTGGTACAGGAATATCAACCTGTTCTCCATCGCCTACGCCTGTCGGCCTCGGCTTAGGTCCCGACTAACCCTGAGAGGACGAGCCTTCCTCAGGAAACCTTAGGCATTCGGTGGAAGGGATTCTCACCCTTCTTTCGCTACTCATACCGGCATTCTCACTTCTAAGCGCTCCACCAGTCCTTCCGGTCTGGCTTCTCCGCCCTTAGAACGCTCTCCTACCACGGACACCGGTTGGTGTCCATCCGCAGCTTCGGTGATACGTTTAGCCCCGGTACATTTTCGGCGCAGAGTCACTCGACCAGTGAGCTATTACGCACTCTTTAAATGGTGGCTGCTTCTAAGCCAACATCCTGGTTGTCTAAGCAACTCCACATCCTTTTCCACTTAACGTATACTTGGGGACCTTAGCTGGCGGTCTGGGCTGTTTCCCTCTTGACTGCGGATCTTATCACTCGCAGTCTGACTCCCAAGGATAAGTCTTTGGCATTCGGAGTTTGTCTGAATTCGGTAACCCGATGGGGGCCCCTAGTCCAAACAGTGCTCTACCTCCAAGACTCTTCCCTTGAGGCTAGCCCTAAAGCTATTTCGGAGAGAACCAGCTATCTCCAGGTTCGATTGGAATTTCACCGCTACCCACACCTCATCCCCGCACTTTTCAACGTGCGTGGGTTCGGGCCTCCAGTAAGTGTTACCTTACCTTCACCCTGGACATGGGTAGATCACCTGGTTTCGGGTCTGCGACCTCATACTCATTCGCCCTGTTCAGACTCGCTTTCGCTGCGGCTCCGCCTTCTCGGCTTAACCTCGCATGAAATCGCAACTCGCCGGTTCATTCTACAAAAGGCACGCCATCACCCATAAATGGGCTCTGACTACTTGTAGGCACACGGTTTCAGGATCTCTTTCACTCCCCTTCCGGGGTGCTTTTCACCTTTCCCTCACGGTACTGGTTCACTATCGGTCACTAGGGAGTATTTAGCCTTGGGAGATGGTCCTCCCGGATTCCGACGGAATTTCACGTGTTCCGCCGTACTCAGGATCCACTCAGGAGAGAGAGGCATTTCAGCTACAGGATTGTTACCTTCTCTGATGGGCCTTTCCAGACCGCTTCGCTTATGCCGCTCTTTTGTAACTCCATATAGAGTGTCCTACAACCCCAGAAGGCAAGCCTTCTGGTTTGGGCTGTTCCCGTTTCGCTCGCCGCTACTCAGGGAATCGCGTTTGCTTTCTCTTCCTCCAGGTACTGAGATGTTTCAGTTCCCCGGGTGTGCCTTCTCCTGTCCTATGGATTCAGACAGGGATGCTGTTCCATTACGAACAGCGGGTTTCCCCATTCGGAAATCTCCGGATCAAAGCTTACTTACAGCTCCCCGAAGCATATCGGTGTTAGTCCCGTCCTTCATCGGCTCCTAGTGCCAAGGCATCCACCGTGCGCCCTTTCTAACTTAACCTAAAATGGCGATTACTCGGTATTGCTTGGTTACTTTATACGATATTATCCAGTTTTCAAAGAACAATGTTGATCTTTTGAAGGCATTCATCCTTCAAAACTGAACAAAATAAAACGTCACGTTTCGTTGGAGTAAGAACAGCGTTCTTACTTTCCGTTATCCTTAGAAAGGAGGTGATCCAGCCGCACCTTCCGATACGGCTACCTTGTTACGACTTCACCCCAATCATCTGCCCCACCTTAGGCGGCTGGCTCCCGTAAGGGTTACCCCACCGACTTCGGGTGTTGCAAACTCTCGTGGTGTGACGGGCGGTGTGTACAAGGCCCGGGAACGTATTCACCGCGGCATGCTGATCCGCGATTACTAGCGATTCCGGCTTCATGCAGGCGAGTTGCAGCCTGCAATCCGAACTGAGAATGGTTTTATGGGATTGGCTAAACCTCGCGGTCTTGCAGCCCTTTGTACCATCCATTGTAGCACGTGTGTAGCCCAGGTCATAAGGGGCATGATGATTTGACGTCATCCCCACCTTCCTCCGGTTTGTCACCGGCAGTCACCTTAGAGTGCCCAACTGAATGCTGGCAACTAAGATCAAGGGTTGCGCTCGTTGCGGGACTTAACCCAACATCTCACGACACGAGCTGACGACAACCATGCACCACCTGTCACTCTGTCCCCCGAAGGGGAAAGCTCTGTCTCCAGAGCGGTCAGAGGATGTCAAGACCTGGTAAGGTTCTTCGCGTTGCTTCGAATTAAACCACATGCTCCACCGCTTGTGCGGGCCCCCGTCAATTCCTTTGAGTTTCAGCCTTGCGGCCGTACTCCCCAGGCGGAGTGCTTAATGCGTTAGCTGCAGCACTGAAGGGCGGAAACCCTCCAACACTTAGCACTCATCGTTTACGGCGTGGACTACCAGGGTA
The Bacillus xiapuensis DNA segment above includes these coding regions:
- a CDS encoding NADP-dependent oxidoreductase, producing MANNREILLVKRPRKEPASDHLTITETDMPVPDEGEVLLRLLYVSVDPYMRCRMNEEASPMTPFELNQPLEGGAIAEVLESRSPKLNAGDIVTGNLLWREYSAADPGSLRRIDASLAPATTALHVLGLTGLTAYFGLMDIGKPQEGETVVISGAGGAVGSTAVQIATIAGARVVGIAGREDKVELIQKLGAAEAINYHEADFSQALQAACPEGVDVYFDNVGGEISDAVYPLLNKFARVVQCGAISSYNKPHDQGPRHQKHLLASSAIMKGFAVHDYRDRFPEGLQFLTKWLNEDKLTYEETIIEGFEQIPDALFGLFRGTNIGKQLVRVAKPGQEKE
- a CDS encoding ZIP family metal transporter codes for the protein MDWFNELNPAYQAFLGGLMTWGLTALGASVVFFFRRIHQNTMNTMLGFAAGVMIAASFWSLLAPAIDFSEQNGQLPWLAPAIGFLAGGLFIRLLDFVVPHLDMGVSEDQAEGPKTGLNKSMLLFLAITLHNIPEGLAIGVAFGAASIGLSDASVAGAIGLAIGIGIQNMPEGAALAVPLRGEGMSRVKAFHYGQLSAIVEPIAALVGAAAVLTVQPVLPYALAFAAGAMIFVVVEQLIPQSQSSGSTDLATLGVMGGFTVMMILDVALG
- a CDS encoding AAA family ATPase, whose protein sequence is MNPLTNDCFIRELIFLKEEFPDCQSYPFRLPFLQTDSLLFHPKVTYIIGENGMGKSTLLEAIAIASGFNPEGGTSNFNFSTYDSHSPLEKYVRLVKGIKKPQDGFFLRAESFYNVATQIEEMDREGAAGKVIDSFGGTSLHQQSHGEAFFAAFNYRFRGSGLYILDEPEAALSPLRQLSLLARIHDLAEARSQFIIATHSPLLMAYPKAQILEITGKGIQERQLEETGHYKIMKQFFDDKDRLLHHLLNADD